In one Prosthecochloris aestuarii DSM 271 genomic region, the following are encoded:
- the nqrE gene encoding NADH:ubiquinone reductase (Na(+)-transporting) subunit E yields MTHYLSLAVETIFIKNILLAYFLGMCSFLAISRKVETSIGLGLAVVFVNGITVPVNWMIRQYLLGPGALEWTGIAGMAAVDLSFLNYIVFIATIAAMVQLVEMVLDKVSPTLYQSLGIFLPLIAVNCAILGSSLFMVEREYDFMESSVFGVSAGIGFFLAIITLATIRYKLKYSNVPPGLRGLGIAMLITGLISMAYMSFSGINL; encoded by the coding sequence TTGACCCATTATCTCAGCCTGGCGGTTGAGACCATCTTTATCAAGAATATTCTGCTGGCATATTTTCTCGGGATGTGTTCGTTCCTTGCCATTTCGCGAAAAGTGGAGACCTCAATAGGACTTGGTCTTGCCGTTGTTTTCGTCAATGGCATTACCGTGCCGGTGAACTGGATGATCAGGCAATACCTGCTTGGGCCGGGAGCTCTGGAGTGGACCGGTATTGCCGGGATGGCGGCTGTTGATCTGAGTTTTCTCAACTATATCGTTTTCATTGCCACCATTGCAGCAATGGTGCAGCTTGTCGAGATGGTACTCGACAAGGTGAGCCCGACACTCTACCAGTCGCTTGGGATCTTTCTGCCGCTTATCGCCGTCAACTGCGCGATTCTTGGCTCATCGCTCTTTATGGTGGAGCGCGAGTATGATTTCATGGAGTCCTCGGTGTTCGGGGTCAGCGCAGGCATTGGCTTTTTTCTTGCCATTATAACCTTGGCCACCATTCGCTACAAACTCAAGTACTCCAATGTTCCGCCGGGGCTTCGCGGTCTGGGGATCGCCATGCTGATTACCGGTCTTATCTCGATGGCGTATATGTCGTTTTCGGGAATAAACTTGTAA
- a CDS encoding NADH:ubiquinone reductase (Na(+)-transporting) subunit D has translation MVDKKTLKTLTEPVGMSNPITKQVLGICSALAVTVKMDTALVMSAALIFVLVGSNAIVSAFRNLIPSRVRIIVMLTIIATLVIFIDQLLKAYLFDISKQLSVFVGLIITNCIVLGRAEAFALKNGVWPSMLDGLGNGLGYGMILLFVSAMRELFGSGTMLGFQIVPDILYVENGGWYMNNGLMLLAPGAFFVLGLLIWLQRTLTGYTEE, from the coding sequence ATGGTTGACAAGAAGACACTGAAAACGCTCACCGAGCCCGTAGGTATGAGCAATCCCATCACAAAGCAGGTGCTCGGGATCTGTTCGGCTCTGGCCGTAACCGTCAAGATGGACACCGCTCTGGTGATGTCTGCTGCGCTGATTTTTGTTCTGGTCGGTTCGAATGCGATTGTTTCTGCTTTCCGCAATCTGATTCCTTCAAGGGTCAGGATTATCGTGATGCTGACGATTATCGCGACCCTGGTGATTTTTATCGATCAGCTGCTTAAAGCCTATCTGTTCGATATCAGTAAGCAGTTGAGTGTGTTTGTAGGACTGATTATCACCAACTGTATTGTTCTGGGACGGGCAGAGGCCTTCGCACTCAAGAACGGGGTGTGGCCGTCCATGCTCGACGGTCTGGGCAACGGGCTGGGATATGGTATGATTCTGCTTTTTGTTTCCGCTATGAGGGAGCTTTTCGGCAGCGGAACCATGCTTGGCTTTCAGATTGTTCCGGATATACTGTATGTCGAAAACGGAGGATGGTATATGAACAACGGTCTTATGCTGCTTGCCCCCGGAGCATTTTTCGTGCTTGGCCTTCTGATCTGGCTGCAGCGCACACTGACCGGTTATACGGAGGAGTGA
- the nqrC gene encoding NADH:ubiquinone reductase (Na(+)-transporting) subunit C encodes MRDSNSYTYLFVISMAVVSALLLSVVKTTLHDRQEFNRTLDTRKNIIKTVGALEPGMSGEDIERFFSSKFTKKTMMGADGKEYAYYVFGEEKNPDAYVLPISGKGLWSTIKGFLALEPDRNTVRGISFYEHGETPGLGGEIEKDAFTRQFAGKKIFRDGELVSISIAKAKLPEESDYAVDGISGASLTTGGINRFLKADLMNYLTLLRGGN; translated from the coding sequence ATGCGCGACAGTAACAGTTATACCTATCTCTTTGTCATCAGCATGGCGGTGGTTTCCGCTCTGCTGCTGTCGGTCGTCAAAACGACCCTGCATGATCGTCAGGAGTTCAACCGGACTCTCGACACGCGCAAAAACATTATCAAAACAGTCGGGGCGCTTGAGCCGGGAATGAGCGGAGAGGATATAGAGCGTTTTTTCAGTTCTAAGTTTACGAAAAAGACCATGATGGGTGCCGATGGAAAGGAGTATGCCTACTATGTGTTTGGTGAAGAAAAGAACCCTGATGCCTATGTGCTGCCGATATCGGGCAAGGGGCTCTGGTCCACGATCAAAGGTTTTCTCGCTCTTGAGCCCGATCGTAATACGGTTCGTGGAATCTCTTTTTATGAACACGGAGAAACTCCCGGTCTGGGCGGAGAGATAGAGAAAGATGCGTTTACCCGCCAGTTTGCGGGGAAAAAGATATTCCGCGACGGGGAACTGGTTTCCATCTCTATTGCCAAGGCGAAGCTCCCCGAAGAGAGCGACTACGCTGTTGACGGCATCAGCGGAGCATCGCTGACGACAGGGGGGATAAACCGTTTTCTGAAAGCGGATCTGATGAACTATCTGACGCTCCTCAGGGGTGGCAATTAA
- a CDS encoding NADH:ubiquinone reductase (Na(+)-transporting) subunit B, whose amino-acid sequence MSVLRSLLDRVEPHFSKGGRFSRFGALYEIVDTFLYTPGTVTPGAPHVRDAVDMKRSMFTVIIALLPALLFGIYNTGYQADPGAGLLQNMQTGFVAVLPLIAISYIVGGLWEVLFGIVRRHDVNEGFLVTGLLLPLTLPAGIPLWMVALGISFGVVIGKEVTGGTGYNIFNPALVARAFLFFAYPSEMSGDAVWSMADELTRATPLAVASSVSGADGVYLLKEAGYTLQQLVIGRFPGSIGETSKVAVLLGAIVLLVTRIGSWRIMTGGLLGMTAASLIANAMAPSFDNPSLYLTPVHHLLMGSFAFGLVFMATDPVSAAQTDRGRWIYGILIGSLIVMIRVLNQAFPEGVMLSILLANAFSPMIDYFVLRQNIARRQKAYARQ is encoded by the coding sequence ATGAGCGTATTGCGTAGCCTTCTTGACAGGGTAGAACCACATTTCAGTAAAGGCGGCCGTTTTTCACGATTTGGCGCTCTCTATGAAATAGTCGATACCTTCCTTTATACCCCTGGAACGGTGACGCCCGGGGCGCCACATGTGCGCGATGCGGTGGATATGAAGCGTTCTATGTTTACTGTCATCATTGCGTTGCTGCCGGCACTCCTGTTTGGCATATACAATACAGGGTATCAGGCTGATCCCGGAGCCGGGCTTCTTCAGAATATGCAGACAGGTTTCGTGGCCGTTCTGCCGCTTATCGCAATCTCGTATATCGTAGGCGGGCTCTGGGAGGTGCTTTTTGGTATTGTCCGTCGCCATGATGTCAATGAGGGCTTTCTGGTGACCGGTCTTCTGCTCCCTCTGACGCTTCCTGCAGGGATTCCTCTCTGGATGGTTGCGCTCGGTATCAGTTTCGGCGTTGTGATAGGCAAGGAGGTGACGGGAGGAACAGGCTACAATATTTTTAATCCGGCGCTTGTTGCCAGGGCGTTTCTCTTTTTTGCCTACCCATCTGAAATGTCGGGAGATGCGGTCTGGTCGATGGCAGATGAGCTGACCCGCGCTACGCCGCTTGCCGTTGCCTCTTCGGTGTCCGGTGCGGACGGTGTGTATCTGCTCAAGGAGGCAGGTTACACCCTGCAGCAGCTCGTTATCGGTCGTTTTCCCGGCTCGATCGGTGAGACATCGAAGGTGGCGGTGCTGCTTGGAGCGATAGTCCTGCTGGTTACCAGGATTGGCAGCTGGCGTATCATGACAGGCGGCCTTCTCGGTATGACGGCAGCGTCGCTGATAGCCAACGCCATGGCTCCGTCTTTCGATAATCCGTCGCTCTATCTCACACCGGTTCACCATCTCCTGATGGGAAGTTTTGCCTTCGGCCTCGTATTTATGGCGACCGATCCCGTCAGTGCCGCTCAGACAGACCGGGGGCGCTGGATATACGGCATACTTATCGGTTCTCTGATTGTGATGATACGGGTGCTCAATCAGGCGTTTCCGGAAGGGGTTATGCTCAGCATTCTCCTTGCCAATGCTTTTTCTCCTATGATCGATTATTTTGTGCTGCGTCAGAACATTGCAAGACGACAGAAAGCTTATGCGCGACAGTAA